In Mycobacterium sp. JS623, one genomic interval encodes:
- a CDS encoding response regulator — protein MTIEGRETDDGRAIDVLLVEDDPGDELITREAFEHNKIKNTLHVAHDGEEGLDFLYQRGAFENAPRPDLILLDLNLPKYDGRQLLEKIKSDPELCHIPVVVLTTSSAEEDILRSYKLHANAYVTKPVDLDQFMSAVRQIDEFFVQVVRLPQF, from the coding sequence ATGACCATAGAGGGCCGAGAAACCGACGATGGCCGCGCAATCGATGTGCTTTTGGTCGAAGACGACCCTGGCGATGAGCTGATCACCCGGGAAGCGTTCGAACACAACAAGATCAAAAACACTTTGCATGTCGCCCACGACGGCGAGGAGGGCCTGGACTTCCTCTACCAACGCGGGGCGTTCGAAAATGCGCCGCGGCCGGATCTGATCCTGCTCGATCTGAATCTGCCCAAATACGATGGGCGCCAACTGCTCGAGAAGATCAAGTCAGACCCCGAGCTGTGTCACATCCCGGTCGTCGTGCTCACCACGTCGTCGGCGGAAGAGGACATTCTGCGCAGCTACAAGCTGCACGCCAACGCGTATGTGACCAAGCCGGTGGATCTGGACCAGTTCATGAGCGCGGTCCGCCAGATCGACGAGTTCTTCGTCCAGGTGGTGCGGCTGCCGCAGTTCTAG
- a CDS encoding ATP-binding protein, translating into MDAVADPQNAAIIRREFSDWLSEHFPLDAAKACDIVLAVNEAMANAAEYAYAAADGPGVMAVQATYDDCTATLAVTVTDHGAWRETDAGAKQLRRGRGIPLMQALADRATVDSSSTGTRVRLEWNQVGAPR; encoded by the coding sequence ATGGACGCCGTCGCCGATCCGCAGAACGCCGCGATCATCCGGCGGGAGTTTTCAGACTGGTTGTCCGAGCACTTCCCGCTCGATGCCGCGAAGGCCTGTGACATTGTGCTCGCGGTCAACGAGGCCATGGCCAACGCGGCGGAGTATGCATATGCGGCGGCTGACGGCCCCGGCGTGATGGCGGTGCAGGCCACCTACGACGACTGCACGGCCACGCTGGCCGTCACGGTGACCGATCACGGCGCGTGGCGCGAGACCGATGCGGGCGCCAAACAGCTCAGGAGAGGACGCGGCATCCCGCTCATGCAGGCGCTCGCCGATCGGGCCACCGTCGACTCGTCATCGACGGGCACCCGGGTGCGCCTGGAGTGGAACCAGGTCGGCGCGCCGCGCTAG
- a CDS encoding sensor histidine kinase: MTAPGGARRLTVQGWLNVVLSAVGVVVLAGAIAGSVLLQRTDEVSRELVGNVQPARVAAYQLQAALRDQETALRGYAIAADRQFLEPYFEGQRAERSAADDIRSHLGYQREAVDDLDAIEKAAADWRTAYADPLIAGTAGGQDQFDRLRALFKVQNEHLSAVRQAGVDELASVRAWRNGVLGGLIVTFFAMTVLLAVLTRSAVTRPLESLAAACRRITEGNFGERIVPRGPRDIRGIAVDVEDMRQRIVEELEAARSAQTALDEQAVELRRSNAELEQFAYVASHDLQEPLRKVASFCQLLEKRYGDKLDERGTEYIAFAVDGAKRMQVLINDLLTFSRVGRLNATTTEVKLDATLDVALGNLSTAVEESGAQIVRPSAGLPRIDGDPTLLVMVWQNLISNAVKFRREGVAPQIVIECDQRVRDDDADWIFTVSDNGIGIPQEFADKVFVIFQRLHGRDAYSGTGIGLALCKKIVEHHGGNIWIDTSHTGGTRFQFTLPVQPTAEPEPNPAAMLEGAAE, translated from the coding sequence GTGACCGCGCCCGGGGGCGCACGCCGCCTGACCGTGCAGGGCTGGCTGAACGTCGTGTTGTCGGCGGTCGGAGTGGTGGTCTTAGCCGGAGCGATCGCCGGTAGCGTCCTGCTGCAGCGGACCGACGAAGTCTCCCGCGAGCTGGTCGGCAACGTTCAGCCGGCACGCGTTGCGGCTTATCAGCTGCAGGCCGCGCTGCGGGATCAGGAGACGGCGCTGCGTGGATACGCGATTGCGGCCGATCGGCAATTCCTCGAGCCGTACTTCGAAGGGCAGAGGGCCGAACGATCAGCGGCCGACGACATCCGCAGCCATCTGGGCTATCAGCGCGAAGCGGTCGATGACCTTGACGCCATTGAGAAAGCTGCGGCCGACTGGCGAACGGCCTACGCGGACCCGCTCATCGCGGGCACCGCGGGTGGCCAAGACCAATTCGACCGTCTGCGAGCACTATTCAAGGTCCAGAACGAGCATCTTTCGGCGGTCAGGCAAGCCGGCGTCGATGAGCTTGCAAGCGTGCGCGCGTGGCGTAATGGTGTGCTTGGCGGCCTGATAGTCACGTTCTTCGCGATGACAGTGCTGCTTGCCGTGCTGACACGAAGCGCGGTCACCCGGCCGCTGGAGTCGCTGGCCGCGGCCTGCCGGCGAATCACCGAGGGCAATTTCGGCGAGCGCATTGTTCCGCGCGGCCCCAGGGACATTCGGGGTATCGCCGTCGATGTCGAAGACATGCGGCAGCGCATCGTCGAGGAGCTGGAGGCAGCGCGGTCGGCGCAGACGGCGCTCGATGAACAGGCTGTCGAACTCCGACGGTCCAACGCGGAACTCGAGCAGTTCGCCTACGTCGCGTCTCACGATCTGCAGGAACCGCTGCGCAAGGTCGCATCGTTCTGCCAGCTGCTCGAGAAGCGCTACGGCGACAAGCTCGACGAGCGGGGCACGGAGTACATCGCCTTCGCGGTTGACGGCGCCAAGCGGATGCAGGTGTTGATCAACGACCTGCTCACGTTCTCGCGGGTGGGACGGCTCAACGCCACGACCACCGAGGTCAAACTGGACGCCACATTGGACGTTGCCCTCGGCAACCTGTCGACCGCGGTCGAGGAGTCGGGTGCGCAGATCGTCAGGCCGTCAGCGGGATTGCCCCGCATCGACGGCGACCCCACGCTGCTGGTGATGGTGTGGCAGAACCTGATCAGCAACGCGGTGAAATTCCGCCGAGAAGGTGTAGCGCCGCAGATCGTCATCGAGTGCGATCAACGCGTCCGCGACGACGACGCCGACTGGATCTTCACAGTGTCCGACAACGGAATCGGCATCCCGCAGGAGTTCGCCGACAAGGTGTTCGTCATCTTTCAGCGCCTCCATGGTCGAGATGCCTACAGCGGCACCGGCATTGGGCTTGCGCTGTGTAAGAAGATCGTCGAACACCATGGTGGAAACATCTGGATCGACACCTCGCACACCGGGGGCACACGTTTTCAATTCACCTTGCCTGTTCAACCGACGGCCGAGCCGGAACCGAACCCGGCGGCCATGCTGGAAGGAGCTGCCGAATGA
- a CDS encoding PP2C family protein-serine/threonine phosphatase, whose product MRAPQYPQDTPAVVRATAMPRLSVLLVEDDRADALLVEELIADTAVDIDFAWTPSLSDAEQELARNRPDCVLLDLNLPDATGIDALERICNADPAIPIVVLTGLNDEHFGISAVASGAQDYLVKGRVDPETLRRSLLYAIERKRAELTSVELHASRLRAGENARLERGLQPSPLLLDDPGVDIITRYRASRAYALLGGDFYDVVQTPDGTVHVMVGDVAGHGPDEAALGVALRIGWRALTFAGLRGNERMHQLERILLTERPTKGIFATLLSLAFAPDSLRFNAVRAGHPGMLMHGNNDVQWIEPPAGAALGLGAREWPVNELELPEGHGLLLLTDGLFEGHSGRGNERLGEDGLLELARSLAALPGPAFVDTLISEVEGRARTHGGHTDDIAVVRVERTPR is encoded by the coding sequence ATGCGCGCGCCGCAATACCCCCAGGACACACCTGCAGTCGTTCGTGCGACCGCGATGCCTCGCCTGTCGGTGCTGCTGGTCGAGGACGATCGAGCCGACGCGTTGTTGGTCGAGGAACTGATTGCGGACACCGCCGTCGACATCGATTTCGCTTGGACGCCTTCGCTTTCCGATGCCGAGCAGGAGTTGGCGCGCAACCGGCCCGATTGTGTGCTGCTGGACCTGAATCTTCCCGACGCCACCGGCATTGACGCCCTCGAGCGAATCTGCAATGCGGATCCGGCCATCCCGATCGTGGTGTTGACCGGGCTGAATGACGAGCACTTCGGGATCTCCGCGGTGGCGTCCGGCGCTCAGGACTACCTGGTCAAGGGACGGGTCGATCCAGAGACCCTGCGCCGCTCGCTGCTGTATGCCATCGAGCGCAAGCGGGCCGAGCTGACCTCAGTCGAATTGCACGCCAGCCGCCTGCGAGCCGGGGAGAACGCTCGCCTCGAGCGCGGCCTGCAGCCGTCGCCGTTGCTGCTCGACGACCCCGGCGTCGACATCATCACCCGGTACCGGGCGAGCCGCGCGTATGCCCTGTTGGGTGGCGACTTCTACGACGTCGTGCAGACCCCCGACGGAACCGTGCACGTCATGGTTGGCGACGTCGCCGGCCACGGGCCGGATGAGGCCGCGCTCGGGGTGGCGTTGCGGATCGGCTGGCGTGCGCTGACGTTCGCCGGCCTGCGCGGCAATGAGCGCATGCACCAACTCGAGCGGATCCTGCTCACCGAGCGGCCGACGAAGGGAATCTTCGCGACGCTGTTGAGCCTCGCGTTCGCTCCCGACAGCCTGCGATTCAACGCTGTGCGAGCGGGGCATCCCGGCATGTTGATGCATGGAAACAACGACGTGCAGTGGATCGAACCTCCCGCGGGAGCCGCTCTCGGATTGGGTGCGCGCGAGTGGCCGGTCAACGAACTCGAGCTGCCGGAAGGCCACGGCTTGCTGTTGCTCACCGACGGCCTGTTCGAGGGTCACTCCGGGCGCGGCAACGAACGCCTCGGCGAGGACGGGCTGCTCGAACTTGCCCGCTCACTTGCGGCGTTGCCAGGCCCAGCCTTTGTGGACACGCTCATCAGCGAGGTGGAGGGGCGCGCGCGGACGCACGGCGGGCACACCGACGACATCGCCGTGGTGCGTGTCGAGCGGACGCCACGGTGA